The proteins below come from a single Streptomyces tubercidicus genomic window:
- a CDS encoding metal ABC transporter solute-binding protein, Zn/Mn family produces MARTRVLVRTLTALSAGLLLISGCGSGATSEEGAADKAGSGPVVVATTVWEAALAKAAGAKNVTSIVPAAIRHAPDYDVKPSDLAKVAKADHVLYSSFEPFAGRIKEAAGSKAQMTELNLDNSPSKTKANVTRLGKAFGTEKAAARWNAAFGKEWESLHKKVKASWPGGKAPAVTAQMFTTWAAELAGADMVGTYGPEAVTPAQLSKLSAKKPKFVLDNENMSTGTVLPGSGAKQLSIANYPGQDLDLLAVYRKAAQQMEKAFAGS; encoded by the coding sequence ATGGCGCGAACCCGCGTCCTCGTCCGTACCCTCACCGCACTGAGCGCGGGTCTGCTGCTGATCTCCGGCTGCGGCTCCGGCGCGACCTCGGAGGAGGGCGCGGCCGACAAGGCCGGCTCCGGACCGGTGGTGGTCGCCACCACGGTGTGGGAGGCGGCGCTGGCGAAGGCCGCCGGCGCGAAGAACGTCACCTCCATCGTCCCCGCCGCCATCCGGCATGCGCCCGATTACGACGTCAAGCCGTCCGATCTGGCCAAGGTCGCGAAGGCCGACCATGTCCTCTACTCCTCGTTCGAGCCCTTCGCCGGCCGAATCAAGGAGGCGGCGGGCTCCAAGGCCCAGATGACCGAGCTGAATCTGGACAACTCCCCGTCGAAGACGAAGGCCAATGTGACGCGTCTGGGCAAGGCGTTCGGTACCGAGAAGGCAGCCGCGCGGTGGAACGCCGCGTTCGGCAAGGAGTGGGAGTCGCTGCACAAGAAGGTCAAGGCTTCCTGGCCCGGCGGCAAGGCCCCGGCGGTGACGGCGCAGATGTTCACCACGTGGGCGGCCGAGCTCGCCGGGGCGGACATGGTGGGCACCTACGGGCCGGAGGCGGTGACGCCTGCTCAGCTGTCCAAGTTGTCCGCGAAGAAGCCGAAGTTCGTGCTGGACAACGAGAACATGTCCACCGGAACGGTGCTGCCCGGCTCGGGTGCCAAGCAGCTGAGCATCGCCAACTACCCGGGGCAGGACCTCGATCTGCTGGCGGTGTACCGCAAGGCCGCGCAGCAGATGGAGAAGGCGTTCGCCGGGTCCTGA
- a CDS encoding metal ABC transporter permease has product MSALQQVGDLLQLVPVQRAGAGLLLAAMGLPIVGVVIVGLDIMPVRFAMMHVALLGIAAGQLLGLEPVLCALVACALAGAGVAPLARTADGLSGAMGLLMSLAIAAALLMLALSGVNANGAFALLWGSILAVRPADLAVLGALAVALPALFVWRRRELSLLLHDRELALCSGVAVQRLTVLLLVLVAVAVAGAIRLTGALLVDALTLLPALAARRIGRSLVSITLWAVGIGLVVNVVGFLASLAWDLPPGPVLVLTAGAVALAAHLIPERRTPSWREPASSSVPSPH; this is encoded by the coding sequence GTGAGCGCGCTCCAGCAGGTCGGTGACCTGCTCCAGCTCGTGCCGGTGCAGCGTGCCGGGGCCGGTCTGCTGCTCGCCGCCATGGGACTGCCGATCGTGGGTGTGGTGATCGTCGGGCTGGACATCATGCCGGTGCGTTTCGCGATGATGCATGTGGCGCTGCTGGGTATCGCAGCGGGTCAACTGCTGGGCCTGGAACCGGTGTTGTGCGCGCTTGTCGCCTGTGCGCTGGCCGGTGCCGGGGTGGCGCCCCTGGCGCGTACGGCGGACGGGCTGTCGGGGGCCATGGGGCTGCTGATGAGTCTGGCGATCGCCGCCGCGCTGCTGATGCTGGCGCTGTCCGGGGTGAACGCGAACGGGGCCTTCGCGCTGCTGTGGGGTTCGATCCTGGCGGTGCGCCCCGCCGACCTTGCGGTGCTGGGCGCTCTGGCGGTGGCTCTTCCCGCGCTGTTCGTCTGGCGGCGCCGTGAGCTGTCGTTGCTGCTGCACGACCGGGAGCTGGCGCTGTGCTCCGGGGTGGCGGTGCAGCGGCTCACGGTGCTGCTGCTGGTACTGGTGGCGGTCGCGGTGGCGGGTGCCATCCGGCTGACCGGGGCCCTGCTGGTGGACGCGCTCACGCTGCTGCCCGCCCTCGCCGCCCGCCGGATCGGCCGCTCCCTGGTGTCGATCACGCTGTGGGCGGTCGGCATCGGGCTGGTGGTGAACGTCGTCGGTTTTCTTGCCTCCTTGGCCTGGGACCTGCCGCCCGGCCCGGTCCTCGTCCTCACTGCGGGTGCGGTCGCGCTCGCAGCTCATCTCATCCCCGAACGGAGAACTCCCTCATGGCGCGAACCCGCGTCCTCGTCCGTACCCTCACCGCACTGA
- a CDS encoding ATP-binding cassette domain-containing protein encodes MRGVVCRHGRLEAVSGVDLEVAAGERIALTGTNGSGKTTLLRAVLGLHRQVDGQILVGRRGCRSAAEWAWRRRACAWIPQRPAAGRFPLLAKELLASSGAPAEAASAAVRLGVGALADRPLSSLSGGQLQRMHLARAVGCVAAGAGVLLADEPTAALDFAGQEEAAEVLTTLPVTVLVVTHDRAMAARCDRTLEMAAGRLREVR; translated from the coding sequence ATGCGTGGCGTGGTGTGCCGGCACGGTCGTCTGGAGGCCGTGAGCGGTGTCGATCTGGAGGTGGCTGCCGGTGAACGGATCGCGCTGACCGGTACGAACGGTTCGGGCAAGACGACGCTGCTGCGGGCGGTGCTGGGGCTGCACCGGCAGGTCGACGGCCAGATCCTCGTGGGGCGGCGGGGCTGCCGCAGCGCGGCGGAGTGGGCCTGGCGCAGACGGGCCTGTGCATGGATACCGCAGCGTCCGGCTGCCGGGCGCTTCCCGCTGCTGGCGAAGGAACTCCTGGCGAGCAGCGGCGCCCCGGCCGAGGCGGCGAGTGCCGCCGTGCGCCTCGGGGTGGGTGCGCTCGCGGACCGTCCGCTGAGCAGTCTGTCCGGTGGGCAGTTGCAGCGGATGCATCTGGCGCGGGCGGTGGGGTGTGTGGCCGCCGGGGCGGGTGTGCTGCTCGCCGACGAGCCGACGGCGGCACTGGACTTCGCGGGGCAGGAGGAGGCCGCCGAGGTGCTCACCACGCTGCCGGTGACGGTGCTGGTGGTCACCCATGACCGGGCGATGGCCGCGCGCTGCGACCGGACGCTGGAGATGGCCGCCGGCCGGCTGCGGGAGGTCCGGTGA